TTTTTTATTTTTTGTATTTCTGTATTATTATTTATATATTTTTAACTGTTGTAAAAAACGCGCGGTCGCATATATTTTACAACAATTAATATAATTTTATTTTGTAAATACCCTGCGACAAAAACCGCAGGGTATTTTACTTATAAAATACTAAAACTTAAAAATGCTTTTTTTGTTTTTTATAACTTATCCTATTTTTTCCACTTTTTATCCACAAGTTATCAACACTCTTTTTTAAAGACTTGCGTTGAAATAAAATAAGGTATATCATATTTATAAAATGCGATAAATTTTTCTATATATCAAAATTATATATGGATAACAAACAACTTTGGCAAGCAATTTTAGGCGAAATGGAACTTTTAGTAAGTAAACCAAACTTTATTACATGGTTTAAACAAACCTATATTTATTCTTTTGAAAATAATTTATTAACTATAGCTGTTCCTAACGCTTTTAGCCAAGATTGGTTTGAAAGAAAATACCACGCGCAAATGTCTAAGGCTATAGAGAATATTACCGACGACCATAATATAAAAATAATATATAAAATAATTACAAAAAACCAATCCTGCGTAAAAAAAGAAAATCAATTTACCAAAAAAAATAAAACATATTCAGTTAATACGGAAGCAAAACCTACGGATGGATTAAATTCTAAATATACTTTTAGTAATTTTATTATAGGAAAAGGCAATGAACTTGCCCATGCCGCCTCAAAATCAATTGTAAAAAAACCAGGAGAAACTTACAACCCCTTATTTATTTACGGCGGGGTCGGACTTGGAAAAACGCATTTAATGCAAGCGATTGGCAATGAAATTACAAAAAAATACTCGTCAAAGAAAGCGCTTTATATACCTTGCGAAAAATTTGTTAATGATTTTATTAATGCTCTTTCAGTAAATAATGTTGATGATTTTAAAAATATATTTAGAAATATAGATCTTTTGTTGATTGACGACATACAGTTTCTTAGCGGAAAAGAACAAACACAAGAGGCATTTTTTCACACTTTTAATGAACTGCATCATGCTAATAAGCAGATTGTATTAACCTCTGATCGCCCGCCAAAAGCGATTGCAACGTTAGAAGACCGAATGATCTCGCGTTTTGAATGGGGAATGATTGCTGATATTTCAGCGCCTGACCTGGAAACTCGCAGCGCGATATTAAAATATAAAGCAAAAGAAAAAAACTTCAGAATGGATACTGAAACAATTGGCTTATTAGCTGAAAATATTAAAAATAACGTAAGAGAGCTAGAAGGAGCACTTAATAAGCTTATTGCTTATCATCAAATAGAAAATATTAAGCCAACAACAGAAAGTGTTCAGCGTATTTTAAGCAATCTTACAAAAATACCAAGAAAAAACCCTGTTAATATTAAAACTTTAATAAATTTAGTAAGCGAATTCTATAATATTTCAAATAAAGATTTATTAGGCGCCTGCAGAAAAAAAAATTTAGTTGTTCCGCGTCAAATAACAATGTATTTAATGAGAGAGGAAATAAAAAGCTCTTACCCGTCAATTGGGAACGAAATAGGCGGACGCGATCATACAACAGTAATTCATGGTTGTGAAAAAATAGAAAAACAATTAAAAACAGATGAAACATTAAAACAAGACATAGAAATACTCACAGAAAAACTTTATAACAGCTCCATATAAGTCCATGTTGATAACCTGTTGATAACTTGTGTATATAATACTATTCTTTTTGGGATAACCCTGTGTAAAAACAGTTTATAAGCTTGCTAAAAAATCTGATTAAACTTTTCCACTTTTTATCCACAGTCTTATCACCCGCTTATATACACAGATTTCAACAATAAAAATCGCTTAGATTAAACAAAAATAGCTATTTTAAAAAGTTATAAACATTATTATTATTACTATTAATTTATATATAATATATTAAATATAATAATATATACTTAAATAAAAAATATATGAAAATAATTTGCACCCAAGAAAATTTAAATAAAGGTTTATCAATAATTAGCAACATAACAGGAAAAAATCCTAATCTTCCTATTTTAAATAATATATTAATTAAAGCTAAAGATAATACAATTACATTATCAGCGACAAATTTAGAAATAGGGATAAATTGTGTGATTAGAGGTAAAATTGAAAAAGATGGAAGATTTACTATTCCAGCTAGGGCTTTTTCAGATTATGTAAATTTAATGGGAAAAGAGCAAATTACACTTGAATTAAAAGATAACAAATTAAAAATATCAAATATTAATTGCAAATCAAAATTCAAAGGAGATATAGCGGATGATTTCCCTGCAATTCCAAAAATTAAGAAGCAAAGCAAATATAGTATTGAGTTAGAAAACATAAGATCAGCTATTTCTAATGTTATTTTTGCTTCAACAGTGATAAGTTCAAGGCCTGAAATAAGCGGAATACTTTTTGATTTTAACGGTGATAACAAACAATTAACTTTAGCGGCGACTGACAGCTATAGATTGGCTGAAAAAAAGGTAAAATTAAAAGATATTAGCGGAAAAAACGAAAAAATCATTATTCCTATTAGAACATTGCAGGAAGTCGTAAGAATTGTTGGCTTGATAAAAGACTCTGAACAGGAAGATAAAAAGCAAAAAGAAATAAATATCTATTTATCAGGAGATGGGCAAGTCTTATTCTCTTTTCCTGACCCTAATATAGGCACTGAGGATAGCGTAGAGCTTGTTTCAAGGGTTATTGAGGGGAATTACCCAGAATATCAGGAAATCATCCCTAAGAGCCATAATACGAAGATTATTGTTGAAAAAAATGATTTAATAAAAGTTGTAAAAGCAAGTAGTCTTTTTACTGAAAGCGGAGTAAACAGTATAAAATTAGAATTTTTTAGCAAGAATAATGAAATGACTATTTTTTCAGCCAATTCCCAAACAGGGGAAAATTTGTCAAAATTACAGGCAAAAATAGAAGGCGAAGATAGCAATATAACGCTTAATTACCGATATTTATTAGATGGATTGCAAAATATTGGCGGTGATATAGCTGTTTTAGAGGTTATTAACAAAGATGTTCCTTGCGCGTTAAAGCCGATAGACAAAGATGACTATATTTACATAATAATGCCGATACGGTTGTAGATATTTTTTAGATACACTGTTTGTGCTATCTAATGAATTAAGTAATGAAATAAAGAGAATAAGATATCTATAAAATTTTCAATTTTCAATTTTTAAACCATTATTTTTGATTGATTTTAATCAAAAAGTGGCCTAATAGTTGAAAAGCGTTGTAATAAGCGGAAAATCAAAAATGATTTTCCGCTTATAAAATATTTTATGTTTCGTATAATATGCAGAATTTTGTATATTATATGAAAATAATTCGCGTAAAAACCAGCTATATTCAATTTTGAAATTTTTAATTAAAATCACAAAACACGCATGAAAGCTTAAAAAATGATTAAATTTATATGTTATGAAGACAATTATCTTTGATTTTGACGGCGTAATTCACAACACATTTGAATTAGCTTATAACATAAATGTCAAAGTTTTAGGCAAAAATTTAACCAAAGAAGAATATAAGGATTTTTTTAATGGAAATATTTTTAAAAGAGAGGAAATGAATAAAAAAAATGTTGAAAAATTTTTTAAAATGCAAAATAAAGCGTTCAAATATTTAAAACTTGAAAAAAATATAAAAAAGATTTTAAAAAAATTGTCTAAAAAATACACTTTGTTTATTATTTCATCTAATCAAGAGTCAGCATTGAACACTTATTTTCAAAATAACAAATTTGTCCATATTTTTAAAGAAATATTAGGCGCTGAAACACATAAATCCAAGGTTGAAAAATTTAAATATTTATTTAAAAAATACAATTTAAAAGTTGACGGGTCTGTTTTTATCACAGACACTTTAGGAGATATACTTGAAGGACATAAGTTTGGTATTAGGACTATTGCGGTAGATTTTGGATTTCATGACAGGGAAAGGCTTAAAAAAGGAAAACCGTTCAAAATAGTTTCAAATTTTGATGAAATGTTAAAAATAATAGAAAATACGCGAGAGTAATTTATATAAAATAAGTTATTTAAAATTTAATTTTTTTATGTAATCAAACAATTAAGGTTTAAAAAGTTTTTATAATACGCAAAATTTACATATTATCAGAAAAATAAATAAAATATTAAATTTTTAAAAGTTAAAAAAATAAAAAAGGAGGTTGTATATTATGAACAAAAAAGAAGAAGAACGTGATATTTTAATGCGTTTTAAAGAACAGAAGGAGGTTAGCAGCGAAAAAGAATATAAAGTTCTCAAACCTTACGC
The genomic region above belongs to Patescibacteria group bacterium and contains:
- a CDS encoding HAD-IA family hydrolase; this translates as MKTIIFDFDGVIHNTFELAYNINVKVLGKNLTKEEYKDFFNGNIFKREEMNKKNVEKFFKMQNKAFKYLKLEKNIKKILKKLSKKYTLFIISSNQESALNTYFQNNKFVHIFKEILGAETHKSKVEKFKYLFKKYNLKVDGSVFITDTLGDILEGHKFGIRTIAVDFGFHDRERLKKGKPFKIVSNFDEMLKIIENTRE
- the dnaN gene encoding DNA polymerase III subunit beta; the protein is MKIICTQENLNKGLSIISNITGKNPNLPILNNILIKAKDNTITLSATNLEIGINCVIRGKIEKDGRFTIPARAFSDYVNLMGKEQITLELKDNKLKISNINCKSKFKGDIADDFPAIPKIKKQSKYSIELENIRSAISNVIFASTVISSRPEISGILFDFNGDNKQLTLAATDSYRLAEKKVKLKDISGKNEKIIIPIRTLQEVVRIVGLIKDSEQEDKKQKEINIYLSGDGQVLFSFPDPNIGTEDSVELVSRVIEGNYPEYQEIIPKSHNTKIIVEKNDLIKVVKASSLFTESGVNSIKLEFFSKNNEMTIFSANSQTGENLSKLQAKIEGEDSNITLNYRYLLDGLQNIGGDIAVLEVINKDVPCALKPIDKDDYIYIIMPIRL
- the dnaA gene encoding chromosomal replication initiator protein DnaA, translated to MDNKQLWQAILGEMELLVSKPNFITWFKQTYIYSFENNLLTIAVPNAFSQDWFERKYHAQMSKAIENITDDHNIKIIYKIITKNQSCVKKENQFTKKNKTYSVNTEAKPTDGLNSKYTFSNFIIGKGNELAHAASKSIVKKPGETYNPLFIYGGVGLGKTHLMQAIGNEITKKYSSKKALYIPCEKFVNDFINALSVNNVDDFKNIFRNIDLLLIDDIQFLSGKEQTQEAFFHTFNELHHANKQIVLTSDRPPKAIATLEDRMISRFEWGMIADISAPDLETRSAILKYKAKEKNFRMDTETIGLLAENIKNNVRELEGALNKLIAYHQIENIKPTTESVQRILSNLTKIPRKNPVNIKTLINLVSEFYNISNKDLLGACRKKNLVVPRQITMYLMREEIKSSYPSIGNEIGGRDHTTVIHGCEKIEKQLKTDETLKQDIEILTEKLYNSSI